The following are encoded in a window of Streptomyces sp. SAT1 genomic DNA:
- a CDS encoding rodlin: MLKKAMVAAAAAATVVGGSVAAAPAALAIGNDNGPSVANGVGATSSFGNSATRGDMSPQLSLIEGTLNKPCLGLNETNVGVLQLVNVQDVPILSDRQNQQCSDNSTQAKRDGALSHILEDLSVLSANGES, translated from the coding sequence GTGCTCAAGAAGGCAATGGTCGCCGCTGCGGCCGCCGCAACTGTCGTCGGTGGATCGGTGGCGGCTGCTCCCGCGGCGCTTGCCATCGGGAACGACAACGGCCCGTCCGTCGCCAACGGTGTCGGCGCCACGTCGTCGTTCGGCAACTCGGCGACGAGGGGCGACATGAGCCCCCAGCTCTCGCTGATCGAGGGCACGCTCAACAAGCCGTGCCTGGGTCTGAACGAGACCAACGTCGGCGTGCTCCAGCTGGTCAACGTCCAGGACGTGCCGATCCTGTCGGACCGGCAGAACCAGCAGTGCTCGGACAACTCCACCCAGGCCAAGCGGGACGGCGCGCTGTCGCACATCCTGGAGGACCTGTCGGTCCTCTCGGCCAACGGCGAGAGCTGA
- a CDS encoding glycoside hydrolase family 26 protein, with protein sequence MAARRRGNRRLAAVTAAAVVSAALACGAATGAADPGPAAPPNPPAPQTSPSPAPPGSPVADTASPVADPSSPVLLPPGTPLVPPDPPAATPSPPAPPAPPTASPVPVPLPAQVPGMRRPAFGAFLESDARGVARMAQLSSWLGGAELRVGHTYLPGDRWRDIEGAPGFLDVWAQWRQQRPDRLLVLNVPLLERNEDHFSDGQVRYLLRQGAAGLFDAHFRALAQRLVALRAPDTVLVLGWEMNGTTYTHRCGPDPEAWKTYWRHIVTAMRSVPGQRFRFDFAPNRGRDAVPWTECYPGDDVVDIVGMDSYDQPTGLTFDQQVREPYGLQAHVDFAKAHRKPVSYPEWGLFRNGDNAAYMRSMLAWFDAHRPLYNTLTDYCPHGVWQCAANPASSRVYRAVLFGRTDLIAPTPTPPAIPLLPQAAPTPTPTLRPAPAPTPPQPSALTPPQALPEAPPSAPTPSSAPAPPSEPAPVPLAAPVADGRSRVR encoded by the coding sequence ATGGCTGCACGGCGACGCGGGAACCGGAGGCTGGCCGCCGTCACGGCGGCGGCCGTCGTATCGGCCGCCCTGGCCTGCGGGGCCGCGACAGGGGCGGCGGACCCGGGACCGGCGGCGCCGCCGAATCCGCCCGCGCCGCAGACGAGTCCGTCCCCGGCGCCGCCCGGCTCACCGGTGGCGGACACCGCCTCACCGGTGGCGGACCCTTCCTCGCCGGTGCTGCTCCCGCCCGGCACGCCCCTGGTCCCACCGGATCCGCCCGCCGCCACGCCTTCTCCTCCCGCTCCGCCCGCTCCTCCCACCGCCTCCCCGGTCCCGGTGCCGCTCCCGGCGCAGGTGCCCGGCATGCGGCGGCCCGCCTTCGGGGCCTTCCTGGAGTCGGACGCGCGGGGCGTGGCCCGGATGGCACAGCTCAGCAGCTGGCTGGGCGGCGCCGAACTGCGCGTCGGCCACACCTATCTGCCCGGCGACCGTTGGCGCGACATCGAGGGCGCCCCCGGCTTCCTCGACGTCTGGGCGCAGTGGCGGCAGCAGCGGCCCGACCGGCTGCTCGTCCTCAACGTCCCGCTGCTGGAGCGCAACGAGGACCACTTCTCCGACGGCCAGGTGCGTTACCTGCTGCGGCAGGGCGCCGCCGGGCTGTTCGACGCGCACTTCCGCGCCCTCGCCCAGCGGCTGGTCGCGCTGCGGGCGCCGGACACGGTGCTCGTGCTCGGCTGGGAGATGAACGGCACCACCTACACCCACCGTTGCGGCCCCGACCCGGAGGCGTGGAAGACCTATTGGCGGCACATCGTCACCGCGATGCGCTCCGTGCCGGGCCAGCGGTTCCGCTTCGACTTCGCGCCGAACCGCGGCCGGGACGCGGTGCCCTGGACCGAGTGCTACCCGGGCGACGACGTCGTCGACATCGTCGGCATGGACTCCTACGACCAGCCGACCGGCCTGACCTTCGACCAGCAGGTGCGCGAGCCGTACGGGCTCCAGGCGCACGTGGACTTCGCCAAGGCGCACCGCAAGCCCGTCTCCTACCCGGAGTGGGGGCTGTTCCGCAACGGCGACAACGCCGCGTACATGCGGTCCATGCTCGCCTGGTTCGACGCGCACCGGCCGCTCTACAACACCCTGACCGACTACTGCCCGCACGGTGTCTGGCAGTGCGCGGCCAACCCGGCCTCCTCGCGCGTCTACCGCGCGGTCCTCTTCGGCCGTACGGACCTCATCGCCCCGACGCCCACACCCCCGGCCATCCCGCTCCTGCCCCAGGCCGCCCCGACCCCGACCCCGACCCTGCGACCGGCGCCCGCCCCGACCCCGCCTCAGCCGTCGGCCCTGACACCACCTCAGGCCCTGCCCGAGGCACCGCCTTCGGCCCCGACACCGTCTTCGGCCCCGGCGCCGCCCTCGGAACCGGCCCCCGTACCGCTCGCGGCGCCCGTGGCCGACGGCCGGTCACGTGTCCGCTAG
- a CDS encoding CocE/NonD family hydrolase, with product MDLRLPGPRALLRGPRRWLAAGAAVAVLAGAGTWTATATADARPAAHRSDRIMDLGTGVRIDTSWFTPAGSGRHPAVLLGHGFGGTKDDVRQQAEDLAADGYAVLTWSARGFGRSTGRIGLNDPKGEVADVSRLIDWLARQPQVRLDGPGDPRVGLAGASYGGAISLLAAGYDHRVDAIAPAITYWNLADALFPNGVFKKLWAGIFFDSGGGCARFQPELCAMYQRVAESGRPDAEATRLLQERSPAAVAARIKVPTLLVQGQTDSLFPLGQADAAQRAIRAGGAPVDVDWIAGGHDGGDLESARVQDRVESWFDRYLKGDEDAATGPAFRVTRTGGVDSTDGAALLRGASAAAYPGLSSGEHTVALAGGTQRFQNPAGGSPPAVSALPGLAGAAGGSLTQLSALGLGVSLDFPGQNASFQSAPVDHDLRITGSPTATVHITSTSDDAVLFAKVYDVGPGSARPVLPAQLVTPVRVEGAKAGKDVRLTLPAIDHEVQKGHRLRLVLASTDLGYASPAAPATYTAALRGPLTVPTAPGVTTAAAPLPSWVWWLPAAGAALALALLLTARRRTAAPAPDPALAGVPLQITGLSKRYAKSADRYAVRELSFRVERGQVLGLLGPNGAGKTTTLRMLMGLIRPDEGEIRVFGHAIRPGAPVLSRVGAFVEGAGFLPHLSGRENLELYWRATGRPAEDAHLDEALEIAGLGDALARAVRTYSQGMRQRLAIAQAMLGLPDLLILDEPTNGLDPPQIREMREVMIRYAAGGRTVIVSSHLLAEVEQSCTHLVVMDRGRLVQAGPVRDIIGSGDTLLIGTAAPVDEPVAEKVAALAGVASAVRTDDGLLVRLEPGGTAERLVVELVRLDVPVASVGPHRRLEDAFLTLIGGSA from the coding sequence ATGGATCTGCGACTGCCCGGACCGCGGGCACTGCTGCGCGGGCCCCGGCGGTGGCTGGCCGCCGGGGCCGCCGTCGCGGTGCTCGCCGGGGCCGGCACCTGGACCGCGACCGCCACCGCCGACGCCCGCCCCGCCGCCCACCGGAGCGACCGGATCATGGACCTGGGCACCGGCGTGCGCATCGACACGTCCTGGTTCACCCCGGCCGGCTCCGGCCGCCACCCCGCCGTCCTGCTCGGACACGGCTTCGGCGGCACCAAGGACGACGTACGGCAGCAGGCCGAGGACCTCGCCGCCGACGGGTACGCGGTGCTGACCTGGTCGGCCCGCGGCTTCGGCCGGTCCACCGGCAGGATCGGGCTGAACGACCCCAAGGGCGAGGTCGCCGACGTCAGCCGGCTCATCGACTGGCTGGCCCGGCAGCCGCAGGTCCGCCTCGACGGACCCGGCGACCCGCGCGTCGGCCTGGCGGGCGCCTCCTACGGCGGCGCCATCTCCCTGCTCGCCGCCGGGTACGACCACCGGGTGGACGCCATCGCCCCGGCGATCACCTACTGGAACCTGGCGGACGCCCTCTTCCCGAACGGCGTCTTCAAGAAGCTCTGGGCCGGGATCTTCTTCGACTCCGGCGGCGGCTGCGCCCGCTTCCAGCCCGAGCTGTGCGCGATGTACCAGCGGGTCGCCGAGTCCGGCCGGCCCGACGCCGAGGCGACCCGGCTGCTCCAGGAGCGCTCCCCGGCCGCCGTCGCCGCCCGGATCAAGGTGCCCACCCTGCTGGTGCAGGGCCAGACCGACTCGCTCTTCCCGCTCGGCCAGGCCGACGCCGCCCAGCGGGCCATCAGGGCGGGCGGCGCGCCCGTCGACGTCGACTGGATCGCGGGCGGCCACGACGGCGGCGACCTGGAGAGCGCCCGCGTCCAGGACCGCGTCGAAAGCTGGTTCGACCGCTATCTCAAGGGCGACGAGGACGCGGCCACCGGCCCCGCCTTCCGCGTCACCCGCACCGGCGGCGTCGACTCCACCGACGGCGCCGCCCTGCTGCGCGGCGCGAGCGCGGCCGCCTACCCCGGCCTGAGCAGCGGCGAGCACACCGTCGCCCTGGCCGGAGGCACCCAGCGCTTCCAGAACCCGGCCGGCGGCAGCCCGCCCGCCGTCTCCGCCCTGCCCGGCCTCGCCGGGGCGGCCGGCGGCTCACTGACCCAGCTCTCCGCGCTCGGCCTCGGCGTCTCCCTTGACTTCCCCGGCCAGAACGCGAGCTTCCAGTCGGCCCCCGTCGACCACGACCTGCGCATCACCGGCTCCCCGACCGCCACCGTCCACATCACCTCCACCAGCGACGACGCGGTCCTGTTCGCCAAGGTGTACGACGTCGGCCCCGGCTCGGCCCGCCCGGTGCTGCCCGCCCAACTGGTCACCCCGGTCCGCGTCGAGGGCGCCAAGGCCGGCAAGGACGTCCGGCTCACCCTCCCGGCCATCGACCACGAGGTGCAGAAGGGCCACCGGCTCCGCCTGGTCCTCGCCTCCACCGACCTCGGCTACGCCTCCCCGGCCGCCCCCGCCACGTACACCGCGGCCCTGCGCGGCCCGCTGACGGTGCCCACCGCGCCCGGTGTGACCACGGCGGCGGCCCCGCTGCCCTCCTGGGTGTGGTGGCTGCCCGCCGCGGGCGCCGCCCTCGCCCTCGCCCTGCTGCTCACCGCCCGCCGCCGCACCGCGGCCCCCGCACCCGACCCGGCCCTCGCCGGCGTCCCGCTCCAGATCACCGGCCTCAGCAAGCGCTACGCGAAGTCCGCCGACCGGTACGCCGTGCGCGAGCTGTCCTTCCGCGTGGAGCGCGGCCAGGTGCTCGGCCTGCTCGGACCCAACGGCGCGGGCAAGACGACCACCCTGCGCATGCTGATGGGCCTGATCCGGCCGGACGAGGGCGAGATCCGCGTCTTCGGCCACGCGATCCGGCCCGGCGCGCCCGTCCTGTCCAGAGTCGGCGCCTTCGTCGAGGGCGCGGGCTTCCTGCCGCACCTGTCCGGCCGGGAGAACCTGGAGCTGTACTGGCGGGCCACCGGCCGCCCGGCCGAGGACGCCCACCTGGACGAGGCCTTGGAGATCGCCGGCCTCGGCGACGCCCTGGCCCGCGCGGTGCGCACCTACTCGCAGGGCATGCGCCAGCGCCTGGCCATCGCCCAGGCCATGCTGGGCCTGCCCGACCTGCTGATCCTGGACGAGCCGACCAACGGACTCGACCCGCCGCAGATCCGCGAGATGCGCGAGGTGATGATCCGGTACGCGGCCGGCGGGCGCACCGTCATCGTCTCCAGCCATCTGCTCGCCGAGGTCGAGCAGTCCTGCACGCACCTGGTCGTCATGGACCGGGGACGGCTGGTCCAGGCGGGTCCGGTCCGCGACATCATCGGCTCCGGCGACACCCTGCTGATCGGCACCGCGGCCCCGGTGGACGAGCCCGTGGCCGAGAAGGTCGCCGCGCTGGCGGGCGTGGCCTCGGCGGTCCGCACCGACGACGGCCTGCTGGTCCGCCTCGAACCCGGCGGCACGGCCGAGCGCCTGGTCGTGGAGCTGGTGCGGCTGGACGTGCCCGTCGCCTCCGTGGGCCCGCACCGCCGCCTGGAGGACGCCTTCCTCACCCTGATCGGAGGTTCCGCATGA
- a CDS encoding rodlin: MIKKFVATAAIAASAMGATAAAAPQALAIGNDSGPTATNGNGAWQSYGNATTYGNMSPQMALIQGSFNRPCIAVGELPVGVLQAVNVQDIPILSDRQNQQCAENSTQAKRDGALAHLLEDVSILSANSER, from the coding sequence GTGATCAAGAAGTTTGTCGCCACCGCCGCCATCGCCGCCTCCGCGATGGGTGCCACCGCCGCCGCGGCCCCGCAGGCCCTCGCGATCGGCAACGACAGCGGCCCCACCGCCACGAACGGCAACGGCGCGTGGCAGAGCTACGGCAACGCGACGACGTACGGGAACATGAGCCCGCAGATGGCGCTCATCCAGGGGTCGTTCAACCGGCCGTGCATCGCGGTGGGCGAGCTGCCGGTCGGCGTGCTCCAGGCCGTGAACGTCCAGGACATCCCGATCCTGTCGGACCGGCAGAACCAGCAGTGCGCGGAGAACTCCACGCAGGCCAAGCGCGACGGCGCGCTGGCGCACCTGCTGGAGGACGTGTCGATCCTGTCGGCGAACAGCGAGCGCTGA
- a CDS encoding chaplin gives MRQTLSRGVFAAAAATSVLSLYGSAAFADSTADGVSAGSPGVLSGNTIQAPVEVPVNACGNTVDAAAALNPAFGNKCANVSDHTEKPTPPPSHTPDCDDQGAYGEQPSSGAYGEEPSPGPCSTPPPSTPPATPPATPPSTPPATHHTTPPPVEHTPPQMAETGSGNTGALIGASAVSAVLIAGGTVLYRRGRSAGSHR, from the coding sequence TTGCGACAGACCCTGAGCAGGGGAGTGTTCGCGGCGGCAGCCGCGACGAGCGTGCTGTCCCTGTACGGCAGCGCCGCTTTCGCCGACTCGACGGCGGACGGAGTCAGCGCGGGTTCGCCCGGCGTGCTGTCCGGCAACACCATCCAGGCGCCGGTCGAGGTACCGGTGAACGCCTGCGGCAACACCGTCGACGCGGCGGCCGCGCTCAACCCCGCGTTCGGCAACAAGTGCGCCAACGTCTCGGACCACACCGAGAAGCCCACCCCGCCGCCGTCGCACACCCCCGACTGCGACGACCAGGGCGCCTACGGGGAGCAGCCCTCCTCCGGCGCGTACGGCGAGGAGCCCTCCCCGGGCCCGTGCTCGACCCCGCCGCCGAGCACCCCGCCCGCCACTCCGCCCGCCACCCCGCCGAGCACTCCGCCGGCCACGCACCACACCACCCCGCCGCCCGTCGAGCACACCCCGCCGCAGATGGCGGAGACCGGCAGCGGCAACACCGGCGCGCTCATCGGTGCCTCGGCCGTCAGCGCGGTGCTGATCGCCGGCGGCACCGTCCTCTACCGCCGCGGCCGGTCCGCCGGTTCCCACCGGTAG
- a CDS encoding ABC transporter permease, which produces MSTLTEGAAAGATASGYRAGRTLPLRVELARQLKRRRTLIMGGILAALPFVLAVAFAIGGDPGGRNNQVTLMDTATASGANFAAVNLFVSAGFLLVIPVALFCGDTVASEASWSSLRYLLAAPVPRARLLWSKLVVGLGLSLAAMVLLPVVALAVGTAAYGWGPLQIPTGGALGAGTAAQRLVVVVAYVFVSQLVTAGLAFWLSTRTDAPLGAVGGAVGLTIVGNVLDAVTALGHWRDFLPAHWQFAWADAVQPHPEWAGMIQGTAVSVAYALVLFALAFRGFARKDVVS; this is translated from the coding sequence ATGAGCACGCTCACCGAGGGAGCGGCGGCCGGGGCGACCGCCTCCGGCTACCGCGCCGGACGCACCCTGCCGCTGCGCGTGGAGCTGGCCCGGCAGCTGAAGCGGCGCCGCACCCTGATCATGGGCGGCATCCTGGCCGCCCTGCCGTTCGTGCTCGCCGTGGCCTTCGCGATCGGCGGCGACCCGGGCGGCCGCAACAACCAGGTGACCCTGATGGACACGGCCACCGCGTCGGGCGCCAACTTCGCCGCGGTCAACCTGTTCGTCTCGGCCGGCTTCCTGCTGGTGATCCCGGTGGCGCTGTTCTGCGGGGACACCGTCGCCTCGGAGGCGAGCTGGTCCTCGCTGCGCTATCTGCTGGCCGCGCCCGTGCCCAGGGCCCGGCTGCTGTGGTCCAAGCTCGTCGTCGGGCTCGGCCTGAGCCTGGCCGCCATGGTGCTGCTGCCCGTGGTCGCGCTCGCCGTCGGCACCGCCGCCTACGGCTGGGGCCCGCTCCAGATCCCCACCGGCGGCGCGCTCGGCGCGGGCACCGCCGCCCAGCGCCTCGTGGTGGTCGTGGCGTACGTCTTCGTCTCCCAGCTGGTCACCGCCGGGCTCGCGTTCTGGCTGTCCACGCGGACCGACGCGCCGCTGGGCGCGGTCGGCGGCGCGGTCGGGCTGACCATCGTGGGCAACGTCCTGGACGCCGTCACGGCGCTGGGCCACTGGCGCGACTTCCTGCCCGCGCACTGGCAGTTCGCCTGGGCCGACGCCGTGCAGCCGCACCCCGAGTGGGCCGGGATGATCCAGGGCACGGCGGTCTCCGTCGCCTACGCGCTGGTGCTCTTCGCCCTCGCCTTCCGCGGCTTCGCCCGCAAGGACGTGGTGTCGTAG
- a CDS encoding glycosyltransferase, whose product MRELRVLHIITGLGVGGAEQQLRLLLRHLPVSCDVVTLTRPGAVAAGLSADGVRVVHLGMGGNRDLSALPRLVRVIRAGRYDLVHTHLYRACLYGRIAARLAGVRAVVATEHSLGEGQLEGRPLTAGVRALYLAGERLGSTTVAVSATVADRLQRWGVPAPRIEVVPNGIDLDRFRFDAARRAATRRRLGLPEDAYVIGGIGRLAAGKRFDVVVRALARLPRDHWLLLVGGGPEESVLRRTAHEAGVADRVLFAGERPCAPDGSAGPDLPALAAAMDVLASPSPQEAFGLAVVEALAAGLPVLYASCPAVEDLPAHAAAGARRVRGGPEAYARAITEVRAQGPLPRTPPDAARHYSIARTAARLLDVYTATLSATAPRPPGRPAPIPPQEATTP is encoded by the coding sequence ATGCGCGAGCTGCGGGTCCTGCACATCATCACCGGCCTCGGCGTGGGCGGCGCGGAGCAGCAGTTGCGGCTGCTGCTGCGCCATCTGCCCGTCTCCTGCGACGTGGTGACGCTCACCCGGCCCGGCGCGGTCGCCGCCGGGCTGAGCGCCGACGGCGTCCGCGTCGTCCACCTCGGCATGGGCGGCAACCGCGACCTGTCCGCGCTGCCGCGCCTGGTCCGGGTGATCCGCGCGGGCCGCTACGACCTCGTGCACACCCACCTGTACCGGGCCTGCCTGTACGGCAGGATCGCCGCCCGGCTGGCCGGTGTCCGCGCGGTCGTCGCCACCGAGCACTCCCTCGGCGAAGGGCAGCTGGAGGGGCGCCCGCTGACGGCGGGGGTGCGCGCGCTGTACCTGGCCGGGGAACGGCTCGGCTCCACCACGGTGGCCGTCTCCGCCACGGTGGCCGACCGGCTCCAGCGCTGGGGCGTGCCCGCGCCGCGCATCGAGGTCGTCCCCAACGGCATCGACCTGGACCGCTTCCGCTTCGACGCGGCCCGGCGCGCCGCCACCCGCCGCCGTCTGGGCCTGCCCGAGGACGCGTACGTGATCGGCGGCATCGGACGGCTGGCCGCGGGCAAGCGCTTCGACGTCGTGGTCCGCGCCCTGGCCCGGCTGCCCCGTGACCACTGGCTGCTGCTGGTGGGCGGCGGCCCCGAGGAGAGCGTGCTGCGCCGCACCGCCCATGAGGCGGGGGTCGCCGACCGGGTGCTGTTCGCCGGGGAGCGGCCCTGCGCGCCGGACGGCTCGGCGGGCCCCGATCTGCCCGCGCTGGCCGCCGCGATGGACGTGCTCGCCTCGCCGTCCCCGCAGGAGGCGTTCGGTCTCGCGGTCGTGGAGGCGCTGGCCGCCGGGCTGCCCGTGCTGTACGCCTCCTGCCCGGCCGTGGAGGACCTGCCCGCGCACGCCGCCGCGGGCGCCCGGCGCGTCCGGGGCGGCCCCGAGGCGTACGCCCGCGCGATCACCGAGGTACGCGCCCAGGGCCCGCTCCCCCGTACGCCCCCGGACGCGGCCCGCCACTACAGCATCGCCCGCACCGCCGCCCGACTCCTGGACGTGTACACGGCCACCCTGTCCGCCACCGCGCCCCGGCCCCCGGGCCGCCCCGCCCCGATCCCACCCCAGGAAGCGACCACCCCATGA
- a CDS encoding chaplin, producing the protein MKKSVAVVTGAILALGMAAPAFADAGAEGAAVGSPGVISGNTIQVPVHVPINVCGNTIDIIALLNPTFGNTCVNG; encoded by the coding sequence ATGAAGAAGAGCGTCGCTGTCGTGACCGGCGCCATCCTGGCTCTGGGCATGGCCGCCCCCGCCTTCGCCGACGCGGGCGCGGAGGGCGCCGCCGTCGGTTCGCCGGGTGTCATCTCCGGCAACACCATCCAGGTCCCCGTGCACGTCCCGATCAACGTGTGCGGCAACACCATCGACATCATCGCGCTGCTGAACCCCACGTTCGGCAACACCTGCGTCAACGGCTGA
- a CDS encoding lipopolysaccharide biosynthesis protein — MTEQPPRPRRLSLARVRRLPPWSLVAAGTVAGGLLGGAYGVLAPPVYSATSYVVAVPDQKSDPAAALGFAQAYGRVATQVAVLGDAQRQAGVPVRTLRRDVRAETSPDAPMIAVTATAGRPGPAAAMADAVSDALARHAADTTGSTHISLVRFARAVRPTDPSSASPAVTGLVGASAGGLLGGLALLVRPRRTTPGDPAHPPAVPGPAPAADVHGRL; from the coding sequence ATGACCGAGCAACCGCCCCGGCCCCGCCGCCTGTCCCTCGCCCGTGTCCGGCGTCTGCCGCCCTGGTCCCTGGTCGCGGCCGGCACCGTGGCCGGCGGACTGCTCGGCGGCGCCTACGGCGTCCTCGCGCCGCCCGTCTACTCGGCCACCAGCTATGTCGTGGCCGTCCCCGACCAGAAGTCCGACCCGGCCGCCGCGCTCGGTTTCGCGCAGGCGTACGGGCGGGTCGCCACCCAGGTCGCGGTGCTCGGGGACGCCCAGCGGCAGGCGGGCGTGCCGGTGCGGACCCTGCGGCGCGACGTGCGCGCGGAGACCTCGCCCGACGCGCCGATGATCGCCGTGACCGCCACCGCGGGCCGTCCGGGTCCGGCCGCCGCCATGGCCGACGCCGTCTCCGACGCGCTCGCCCGGCACGCCGCGGACACCACGGGCAGCACGCACATCTCGCTCGTCCGCTTCGCGCGCGCCGTACGCCCCACCGACCCGTCCTCGGCGTCCCCGGCGGTGACCGGCCTGGTCGGGGCGAGCGCGGGTGGTCTGCTCGGCGGCCTGGCCCTGCTGGTACGGCCCCGGCGGACCACGCCCGGCGACCCCGCGCACCCCCCGGCGGTGCCCGGACCGGCCCCCGCCGCCGACGTCCACGGCCGGCTGTGA
- a CDS encoding polysaccharide deacetylase family protein gives MASPADTVPLTGIAEPTGRLPGPFPWVAMYHSVGDRSPDPYRVTVTPERLAAQLRWLRRRGLRGVSVRELLAARAAGGGQGLVGLTFDDGYADFVTAALPLLHRHACGATLFVLPGRLGGHNAWDPRGPRKPLLSADGIRHAAAEGVEIGSHGLTHTDLTRADDDVLAAEAGTSRALLEELTGAPVDGFCYPYGAVDARVLAAVREAGYRYACAVAPGPLTGPYALPRLHIGQRDTAWRLHLKHRLHPLRRRPVKGV, from the coding sequence ATGGCCTCTCCCGCTGACACCGTCCCGCTCACCGGCATCGCCGAGCCCACCGGGCGCCTCCCCGGGCCCTTCCCCTGGGTGGCGATGTACCACTCGGTGGGCGACCGCTCGCCCGACCCGTACCGCGTCACCGTGACGCCCGAGCGGCTCGCCGCGCAGCTGCGCTGGCTGCGGCGGCGCGGGCTGCGCGGGGTGTCCGTACGGGAACTGCTGGCCGCCCGCGCGGCGGGCGGTGGGCAGGGCCTGGTCGGGCTCACCTTCGACGACGGCTACGCCGACTTCGTCACCGCCGCGCTGCCGCTGCTGCACCGGCACGCCTGCGGCGCCACGCTGTTCGTGCTGCCCGGCCGGCTCGGCGGGCACAACGCCTGGGACCCGCGCGGCCCGCGCAAGCCGCTGCTGAGCGCCGACGGCATCCGGCACGCGGCGGCCGAGGGCGTGGAGATCGGCTCGCACGGGCTCACCCACACCGACCTCACCCGCGCCGACGACGATGTCCTCGCCGCCGAGGCCGGCACCAGCCGGGCGCTCCTGGAAGAGCTGACCGGCGCGCCCGTGGACGGCTTCTGCTACCCCTACGGCGCGGTGGACGCCCGGGTGCTGGCCGCCGTGCGCGAGGCCGGGTACCGGTACGCCTGCGCCGTCGCGCCCGGCCCGCTGACCGGCCCGTACGCGCTGCCCCGGCTGCACATCGGGCAGCGGGACACGGCCTGGCGGCTGCACCTCAAGCACCGGCTGCACCCGCTGCGCCGCCGCCCCGTGAAGGGCGTGTGA
- a CDS encoding GNAT family N-acetyltransferase, which translates to MTTARLAPPPRAAHPGLTTELVTDARAFAALAPQWTRLAGHCAAATPFQSHAWLHSWWQSYGTPGRLRLHLVREGAELVAAAPLMLRRAPVPALVPLGGAISDYADVLIDDRRPGPAADALTGALAGAARTALIDLPEVRPGSAVEQVYDRWDGPRHRAPGSLCLELPALPLDGLVARLPSARAQRVRAQLRRLRALGVERRVVRPEEAGAAVRRLLALHRLQWQGRGVTPEHLRTRFHEHLARAAGPMARAGEAVVTEFRLDGEVVAVDLTLRSGSLLGGYLYGAHPLLRERKADVAVMLLEACAAHSGDGTPDTLSLLRGDEPYKHRWRPRPVANERLLLARRRTAPLLSAALCAAAGRARARDLRELFRRGRSRVRGGLADT; encoded by the coding sequence GTGACCACCGCCCGCCTCGCGCCCCCGCCGCGCGCGGCACACCCCGGCCTCACGACGGAACTCGTCACCGACGCGCGCGCCTTCGCCGCCCTCGCCCCGCAGTGGACCCGCCTGGCCGGACACTGCGCGGCCGCCACCCCCTTCCAGAGCCACGCCTGGCTGCACTCCTGGTGGCAGTCGTACGGCACCCCGGGGCGGCTGCGGCTCCACCTGGTCCGCGAGGGCGCCGAACTGGTCGCCGCCGCGCCCCTCATGCTGCGCCGCGCGCCGGTGCCCGCGCTGGTCCCGCTCGGCGGCGCGATCTCCGACTACGCCGACGTCCTGATCGACGACCGGCGCCCCGGCCCGGCGGCCGACGCGCTCACCGGGGCGCTGGCCGGGGCCGCCCGCACCGCGCTGATCGACCTCCCCGAGGTCCGGCCCGGCAGCGCCGTCGAACAGGTCTACGACCGCTGGGACGGCCCCCGGCACCGCGCGCCGGGCTCGCTCTGCCTGGAGCTGCCCGCCCTGCCCCTGGACGGGCTGGTCGCCCGGCTGCCGTCCGCCAGGGCCCAGCGGGTCCGCGCCCAACTGCGCAGGCTGCGCGCGCTCGGTGTGGAACGGCGTGTCGTACGCCCCGAGGAGGCCGGCGCGGCCGTACGGCGGCTGCTCGCGCTGCACCGGCTCCAGTGGCAGGGCCGCGGGGTCACCCCGGAGCATCTGCGGACGCGCTTCCACGAGCACCTGGCGCGGGCGGCGGGCCCGATGGCGCGCGCCGGGGAGGCGGTGGTGACCGAGTTCCGGCTCGACGGCGAGGTGGTGGCCGTGGACCTCACCCTGCGCTCCGGCAGCCTGCTGGGCGGCTATCTGTACGGTGCCCATCCGCTGCTGCGCGAACGCAAGGCCGATGTGGCGGTGATGCTGCTGGAGGCGTGCGCCGCGCACAGCGGCGACGGCACCCCGGACACGCTGAGCCTGCTGCGCGGCGACGAACCCTACAAGCACCGCTGGCGCCCCCGCCCGGTCGCCAACGAGCGGCTGCTGCTGGCCCGGCGGCGCACGGCGCCCCTGCTGTCCGCCGCGCTCTGCGCGGCGGCCGGCCGCGCCCGCGCCAGGGACCTGCGGGAACTGTTCCGGCGCGGGAGGAGCCGCGTGCGCGGTGGCCTAGCGGACACGTGA